A section of the Phaseolus vulgaris cultivar G19833 chromosome 8, P. vulgaris v2.0, whole genome shotgun sequence genome encodes:
- the LOC137823563 gene encoding uncharacterized protein, with translation MAVANLQRLSSQVHRLPSLSFFSKSLISRSTATTTTAITSSSTKKVSDRIVRFSAIDFEGKKHEVVGLAGHTLLKALINTGLIDPDSHRLEEIDACSAHCEVNIAQEWLDKLPPRSYDEEYVLVRNSRARILNKHSRLGCQVLLDHDLQGMVVALAEPRPWDTS, from the coding sequence ATGGCAGTGGCGAATCTGCAGAGGCTGTCCTCTCAAGTGCACCGCCTCCCCTCCCTCTCCTTCTTCTCGAAATCTCTAATATCGCGCTCCAccgccaccaccaccaccgCCATCACCTCCTCCTCCACGAAGAAGGTCTCGGACCGCATCGTGCGGTTCTCGGCGATCGACTTCGAGGGCAAGAAGCACGAGGTGGTGGGTCTGGCGGGGCATACCCTCCTGAAGGCCCTAATCAACACGGGCCTGATCGACCCGGACTCCCACCGCCTTGAAGAGATCGACGCCTGCTCCGCCCACTGCGAGGTAAACATCGCCCAAGAGTGGCTCGACAAGCTTCCCCCTCGCTCCTACGACGAGGAATACGTCCTCGTTCGGAATTCCCGAGCCAGGATCCTCAACAAGCACTCCAGGCTCGGATGCCAGGTCCTCCTCGACCACGACCTCCAAGGTATGGTCGTTGCCCTCGCCGAACCTAGGCCCTGGGACACTTCCTAA